The nucleotide sequence TGCTTAGTGAACTTAAAGAGCTCCTCATAAAATCACTTTAGATCTATTTATTATATTTGCCAATTTTAACAGAAATTAACAGTTTAATAGTTGAAGTAATTAATGGGACTATTTAAAAGAAATCCATTTGGACATATCTTATTAATAAAGAAGTGGCTAATTAGAATTTTTGGCTTGCTAACCCATAGAAGATACCGTGGGTTTAATGAACTTAAGATAGAAGGGTCTGAGATCATTAAAAATTTACCTCATAATAATGTTCTTTTCGTTTCCAATCATCAAACCTATTTCGCAGATGTGGTAGCAATGTTTCATGTATTCAATGCCAGTCTAAGTGGGAGGGTAGATTCTATTAAAAACGTTGGTTATATCTGGCAACCTAAATTAAATGTATATTATGTTGCAGCTAAAGAAACGATGCAAGCCGGACTTCTTACTAGAATTATGGCCTATGCTGGTGCTATTTCTGTAGAAAGAACGTGGCGAGCTAAGGGTCAGGAAGTACAGCGAGAAGTAAATCTTAATGATACCCAAAGTATAGGTATAGCTTTAGAAGATGGATGGGTGATTACTTTTCCTCAAGGTACAACCAAACCCTTTAAACCCATTAGAAAAGGAACGGCACATATAATAAAGCAATATAAACCTATCGTAATTCCGGTAGTGATAGATGGATTTAGAAGATCATTTGATAAAAAAGGTTTAAGAATCAAAAAGCGAGGAATTCTACAATCTTTTCAGATCAAAGAACCCTTAGATATAGATTATGATAATGAATCTGTGGAAGAGATTGTAAAAAAACTAGAGTATGCTATAGAGCAACACACCTCCTTTTTAAAGGTTATTCCAACAGAAGAATTAGATGCTATAGAGAAACTTAATGAGCAAAGAAGCTGGGAACAGTATTAATTTTTAATCCTATTACTATCATATAAATTTTTGGATCACTTTATTTTCCTGTTGAGCAATTTTATCTTTTCTAGTTCCAAGGATAACTCCAAAGATGAGTCCGAAAACTACTCCGAAAACCAGGTTAATACTATTATCTAAGGTAGCAGTAAGAAGCAGCCCAAGCGGTAATCCGAAGATAGTCATACCTAAAGTAGTATAAAGATCTCGATAGTAGTTTTTGGGTATAATACCAAGATCTGTCTTAATAATATGAAGAATGCTATGATATGTCATATCCAATAAATTTTGAATCTTTATTGAATTATCTATAGCACAGGAATTCACCTTATCTATTTGATAATTTATTTTATAACAAACCTCTTCCGGTATGTTCTTCGATTTGATTTCGGCGATCAACATCTTCAGATTAGAGATTGAAACATATAGTTCTAAATCTCTATCCTCAGATAACTCCAAGTGATGTATGTGCATAATAGAATCCCTAATTTTCTATTTCAAGTCTTTTAAGTTCCTTATAGTTTTTTTGAAGTCTGTTTAATAAGATGCCATAAAGCAGTTTGTAAAACAACCAGATGAGCCCTAAGAATACAAGCATAAAAACTACAAAACCAACAATTAATAAAAGCCATTGCGAAGTGTCAAAATCGTATAGGGACGGATTTTTGATCTCCAGATTGGCGGTATGATATTTTAATGTAAAGTATGTATAAACTAAGAATGTAAACCCGGTAGATATAAGAATGTAACCTATATAGTATTTTACCGTTTTACGAGTGTTGATGATATTCTCCATTAAGATAGCTGCACTATCTGTAGCTGTTATTTTTTTATAATTTTTATAGAATTTAAATATAAAATAAAATGTTATTACGTAACCAATTAGATACAATCCAATGGTAAACCATTTTAAATGGATCTTGTCCATCTCTTTCCAGAAGTCTTGATCTGCAAGGCAGAAATTCAATATACCCCAAAATACAAATTCTAAAACGCTAATAATAAAGATCCATCTTACAATAGAAGAAGATTTTTTCCATATCATTTTATAGAGCTGGTCATAGCTGAGTTTGGGATAATTCCCATCCTGCTTTTTCCAGTCTTTTTTTAAAAATTCTAATTCATCCATTGTTCTACGGATTTAATATTTTCTTTAGTTTAGTTTTCACTCTATTCATTTTCACTCTTGCATTCACTTCACTAATTCCTAATGTGTCTGAGATTTCTTTATAGTTTTTATCTTCTAGATATAAAAAAACCAGTGCCTTATCTATATCATTAAGTTCCTTTACAGCGTTATACATTAATTTTAATTGCTGTTCTTCTTGCGGATCATATTCCTGCGCCTGAATTCTAAAATGAACCGTATCATAATCTTGCGTTTGAATACTTCTTTTCTTCTTTCTATAAAGAGTAATTGCTGTATTAAGCGCTACTCTATACATCCAGGTGCTAAATTTAGCTTCTCCTCTAAATTTAGGGTAGGCTTTCCAAAGTTGTATGGTAATTTCCTGAAAGAGATCATTGTGTGCAGCCTGATCATTTGTATAAATACGACAGATCTTATGCACTATGTTCTGGTGCATTTCTAAGTTCGATACAAATTGATGTTCAAGTTCCTTGTCCACAGTAATTTTCTGATATCTATAGGTACAACAATCTAGTAAATTGTTACAAAAAATTATAATATATAGTTAATCCATGGCAAATCTGCTAGTTAAATATTAATTTTGAAAGAAACCAACTATATGAATATCCCAAGAACTAGTTTACCTAGGGTTGTTATTATTGGAGGAGGATTTGCAGGAATGGCTTTAGCCAAAAAGTTATTGAAAGAGGAGGTGCAATTAGTGCTTTTAGATAGAAATAACTATCATACCTTTCAGCCTTTGCTATATCAAGTATCTACCGCAGGCCTAGAACCAGATTCTATAGCATATCCTTTAAGAAAGATTATCAGAAATAGTGATAATTGCTATTTCAGGTTAACAGAGGTAAAATCCATTTCGCCAGAATCTCACACCATTCATACATCTATTGGAGAAATAATTTATGATTATTTGGTAATTGCTACTGGTTCTAAAA is from Gillisia sp. Hel1_33_143 and encodes:
- a CDS encoding lysophospholipid acyltransferase family protein; its protein translation is MGLFKRNPFGHILLIKKWLIRIFGLLTHRRYRGFNELKIEGSEIIKNLPHNNVLFVSNHQTYFADVVAMFHVFNASLSGRVDSIKNVGYIWQPKLNVYYVAAKETMQAGLLTRIMAYAGAISVERTWRAKGQEVQREVNLNDTQSIGIALEDGWVITFPQGTTKPFKPIRKGTAHIIKQYKPIVIPVVIDGFRRSFDKKGLRIKKRGILQSFQIKEPLDIDYDNESVEEIVKKLEYAIEQHTSFLKVIPTEELDAIEKLNEQRSWEQY
- a CDS encoding RNA polymerase sigma factor; translation: MDKELEHQFVSNLEMHQNIVHKICRIYTNDQAAHNDLFQEITIQLWKAYPKFRGEAKFSTWMYRVALNTAITLYRKKKRSIQTQDYDTVHFRIQAQEYDPQEEQQLKLMYNAVKELNDIDKALVFLYLEDKNYKEISDTLGISEVNARVKMNRVKTKLKKILNP